CGAAAGTTTAAGATGGCGCAGCCTAAAATTCGAGACTAGATAATGTGTGCCAATATGAAAAATGTTGGCTTGGCCGGATCATGCATTTTGTCCAATCTAGTCACTAGACATTGTCTTGTGGACTTTTACCTTTTAATTCATAGCTCGCTCTTTCCTGCTGCTTGTCGTCctgctttcaatttactgttCATTTGCACTACTTTTACTGTTGTCAACAAAGATTTTGTTACCTGATTTACAATCACGTCCACTCTGCACTCAAGAAGAGCACGAAAGATCACAATAGGATTGCACGGAGCACCGTTAGGCGTAGTCAACACGATCCAATAATTAACAGAGGGGCACAACTTTTGATTGACAATTGTCGGGTGACTAGTAACCCATCCTTGGTTTGTTGAAATTGCCACTTGACTCGAGTCTGAAAAGTGTTCATTATCATCGCTATCCTCGTCCTCTTCAtgtgctttcttcttcttttgatTCTTTAGAATTTGCGTGCTAATAGCACTAAAAAAGAATGCCACATTGTTTGCCTGTGAACGACACCAGAAAAAAGTAGTGCATCCACATCAGTTTATTCCGCAataaaaagactaaaaaaagacaaaagcatgTTTCAAATGGTAAAATGTTGACAAACAAACCGTGAAGAGCCCTATCGTAGGCATCACTGTTCCTACACACGTTGTTCCAAGCATTTTCGAAACCCTCCTCCTGGACATCACAAACACATCTTGCACTTAGGACACTACATTTTCCTAAAAACACCGGACTTAGGTAGCATAAAGCTGCACTTCTGATCGTCTTGCTATTGAGCTGTCTACAAGGGTAATGGGCCCTCCGCATCTTCGAAGATGATGTGTGCCTTGAAAAACGCATTCAGATTTTATAGAGAGCAGACTTGTGGAATTCTCGTCAATAATGCGAGGAAGACTTTAATTAAAggtaaaatgaaaaataaaaaaggaattCAACGCTGGAAAAAGTGACGTTTCGATAGCAAACTGGGACATAGCATCAGTTCCCAAATGCCATTCTGTGATTCTTTTAAACGAATGTTCTTGCTAGTATTCACGGTAGATCACCAACCGTAACCCCATCACTCAGTCACGATAACGATGTAAACGTTCTCcttcatgaaaaaaatgttcTCGCTAGTATTCAGAATGATCAGCAGATCATCAGTCAACTAGCCTACTGCAATCAACAGCTATTTTAATCGAACAATAAACTTGATTACTAAACCACAATAGCGATATAAAAGTTTGAGAGGAATTTGAGAAATGGTTTTTCCGAACTAGTGTGAGGTCGCAGTTACCACTTGTTGATATCGACTTGCAGTGGGATACGTCtgtcaaaaaacaaacaaaaagaatagATACAAAACGAAAGGggtttcattaaaaagaaagggGTGCTTACAAATGATGACCCCACCCCtaaaaaggcaaaacttttgttctttttggagGAAATTTTATACAGAATATAACTAAACTGACGAAACTGCTCATAAACGGACTGAGAGGGGCaagtggaaaaaaagaaaaacaaaacaagaaagagGACaagaacggaaaaaaaaactgaacatttCCATAAAATCCGGGCAATCCGCCCTTTGCACCATGATTAGGAAAAAAGCTTGAGGAATACTCCCAGTGCTGCTAGACAGTCGAATGAAGGTTTTTCCTAATGATAGCGGAAAGAACGGATTTCAACATATATGTAAAtaaagtaatagtaataataataatagtaataataataataataataataataataataataataataatgataataataataataattattattattattattattattataattattctaTCTAACTACAGTGAAACCTGTATTAAGCGGACACCGtattaagcggacaccctctattaagcggacagTGGCCGAATACCCTAAATTTATATCCCTTATTTACTGTAAatcaaacctttattaagcggacacctctattaagcggacgcAGACACCTTAAAAGGTACTTGAAATGGTCATTTCTATTGTTGCCAACCTGTGTTAAACGGACACTTGGAATTAAACTCCACCACACAACGTGCCAGACACCGGAAACGAGGAAGGCGCCAACCACCaatttttctaattttaaaattaaaaacgtgACTTGACAAACGGTGTTTGTTGAATacacaaggacaaaagaaacCGTAAATGCATACACGTCCACGAAGCCTGTACAGCTAGTATACAAATCCTTCGTTGATCAGTTTATCTTTTAACCAGTTACAAGAAAACAAGTCACCTTGCAATACATACTCGCAGGGTATTTCCAAACCGTATCCACCACCTCTGTTTACCCGTTTTCCTGTAATCACCACTTTCCCTGAGTTTGTTGGTCGCTTTAAAAACTTCGTCAACCACACCGCCATCAGCTTTGGAACGTGCCCAACAACCTGCATAAGATCTGTTACTTCGTTTGGGTGTCCAGTACGTTTCTGAGCTGAAGAATGCACTGGCTCCTGGTTTGCGGATGGTATATGTAACTGTACAACTGCCACAGCATTTTCGTCAGCAGTGTTGTTAGGTTCACGTTTTGGAGGATTTTCGTCTTTAACATCAGGCTCCCATATCTCCATACACGCATGATAGCCACGAACAAACGAATTCACTCGTATAATTATAGattccttttccatttccacGTAAACTGTAGCTTAAACTACGATACTAAAGCAGGCTTGGTGTGAACACTACTTCAGAACTGTTTCTGTTTCTGTCCCGAATAACAAAGTGTCAATGTGTAAGATGAGAAAAGTAGGTAGGCAAGTGTCAGTTCTACTGTCCATGCATTTGTTCGACGTCTATTGTTTCGCAATGTGCTGATCATGTCGATTTCCACGCAACACGCAAGAAACTGCTCCTTGCTGGAACTGCAAAGAAAACACACGCAATCGATGCCTAAAATGCAATGGGGCGGTTTGTAATAGGAGTCTTAATTGCTATGTTGCTGCCTCTGAAGAAACCCCGGGCTGGAAAGCTGGATATAGCGTTGCTTTTTGCGTTTCATGTTGTGAGGGATCCAACAACAATAAACACGAGGGCGAACAAGCTGAACTTCGCACACCAACAACCAGCTCTGATGAGTACAAGATCTCATCGTCTAAACCCTCGTCAACGGGGCCATCGTCAAAAAAACGGAAGAAGAGTGTAAAGAGTTTTAGATCCTGTCTTCCAATGGACAAGGGAGTGGAAATAATCCACTTTGCAGCGAAAAATCCAAGCCTTGGTTACAAGAAGATTGCATCAGCATTCAGTGTTGGAAGAACTCAAGTACAGTCGATAATCAAGAAGAAAGAGGAAATACTAACCGCTTACCAGAGTAATCTTAGCAAAGCCCAGAAACAGAAACGACAACGTACAGGGAAGTTCTCAGACGTCAATCAGGCCCTTTGGGACTGGTACACGTTATGCAGATCATCTAACATACCGGTCTCTGGTACTATGCTGCAAGAAGAAGCTCTATTAATAGCTGAAAAGTTAGGAATTGAAGGATTCGCCGCTTCCAATGGTTGGTTGGAATCGTTCAAGAAAACGCAAAACATAAGTACAATGAGTGTCGCTGGGGAAGAAGGAGATGTTAGTTCTGTGACCCTTGAAAGCTGGAAAGAAAGGTCAAGAGAACTGGTTAGAGGATGGAAGCCAGAAAATATCTGGAACATTGACGAAACTGGCTGTTTCTGGAAAGGTCTTCCTGAGGTGAGCCTGAATAAAAAGGGAAGCAGGTGTAGTGGCGGAAAGCAGTCAAAGCAGCGGAACACGTGGGTTTTTTTTGTCAATGCGGCAGGTGGGAAAGAAGATCCTATCGTAATTGGCCAGTCAGAAAGGCCTCGATGTTTTAAAGCCCTAAAAGATGCTAGCCGTCCTTACAAATGTCATTATTTTGCAAACAAGAAAGCCTGGATGAATTCAGACCTTATGACAGACATCTTGACGTCCTTAAACCGACACCAGCAAAGCAATTTCACGTGGAAGACTCGGACGAAGAGGAGGATCAAACCACAAAGGAGCCAGCCATTAAATCGGAAAACGAGGCGTTACGATTATCTGAAATGCTGCTGGAATATTCCAGATATCATGGACAAGAAGATCTAACGCTGGCCATTAGCAAGGCAACCGACTTGCttcagaaaatgaaatttaaaaacctCAAACAATCAAGAACTGATGACTATTATTGTTAAAGATTAGTACATTCAACAGCTTAGAAAAGGACAAAGTTTTTATGGTTTTTATGTACAATATACAGCTTGTTTCGCTCATTTGATGAGTTTCAGAGTACAGTATTGATTCGTTATCTTTGTATAGAGTTCACTCGTctgatttcttcaaatttgaggTGTAATCTATGTTTGTAGTAATCCGATCAGTTGTTccacttaaataaaaaaaaattaaatactgTAATGCAAACATATTTTGTCGCAGTCGTTGGGAGTATTCTCAACATTTCCACCGTTCATTTTAATGGTATTTGACACCTCATAAGACGTTATTTATCGAAACCTGTATTAGGCGGACACCCTGTATTAAGCGGACACTAGAGCATTCCCCGAGA
Above is a window of Montipora capricornis isolate CH-2021 chromosome 6, ASM3666992v2, whole genome shotgun sequence DNA encoding:
- the LOC138053511 gene encoding tigger transposable element-derived protein 4-like; this encodes MDKGVEIIHFAAKNPSLGYKKIASAFSVGRTQVQSIIKKKEEILTAYQSNLSKAQKQKRQRTGKFSDVNQALWDWYTLCRSSNIPVSGTMLQEEALLIAEKLGIEGFAASNGWLESFKKTQNISTMSVAGEEGDVSSVTLESWKERSRELVRGWKPENIWNIDETGCFWKGLPEVSLNKKGSRCSGGKQSKQRNTWVFFVNAAGGKEDPIVIGQSERPRCFKALKDASRPYKCHYFANKKAWMNSDLMTDILTSLNRHQQSNFTWKTRTKRRIKPQRSQPLNRKTRRYDYLKCCWNIPDIMDKKI